In Pseudomonas sp. R76, one genomic interval encodes:
- the ygfZ gene encoding CAF17-like 4Fe-4S cluster assembly/insertion protein YgfZ: protein MADSAFFCPLTHEGVLAVRGSDAAKFLQGQLTCNLNYLSDTQASLGARCTQKGRMQSSFRILLQGDGVLLAMATELLEPQLADLKKYAVFSKSKLTDESAAWARFGLANADQALSALGLELPAETDSVARTEALIAIRVSPGRAELWVPAEQADAVRTQLAAQLQQADLNDWLLGQIRAGIGQVMPQTRELFIPQMLNLQAVGGVSFKKGCYTGQEIVARMQYLGKLKRRLYRLSLDAAELPEPGTPLFSPSHNSAIGEVVIAAKTDQTVELLAVLQAEAADSGDVHLGTLEGPGLHLLDLPYQLDRDKEIQR from the coding sequence ATGGCCGACTCTGCTTTTTTCTGCCCCTTGACCCACGAAGGCGTTCTCGCCGTCCGCGGCTCCGACGCTGCCAAATTCCTGCAAGGGCAACTGACCTGCAACCTCAATTACCTGAGCGACACCCAGGCAAGCCTCGGCGCGCGTTGCACGCAAAAAGGCCGTATGCAGTCAAGTTTTCGCATCCTGCTGCAAGGTGATGGCGTGCTCCTGGCCATGGCCACAGAGCTGCTCGAACCACAACTTGCCGACCTGAAAAAATACGCAGTGTTCTCCAAGTCCAAGCTCACCGACGAAAGCGCCGCCTGGGCGCGTTTCGGCCTGGCCAATGCCGATCAGGCGCTGTCGGCGCTGGGCCTTGAGCTCCCCGCCGAGACCGACAGCGTAGCGCGCACCGAAGCATTGATCGCCATTCGCGTTTCCCCCGGCCGCGCCGAACTCTGGGTGCCTGCCGAGCAAGCCGATGCTGTGCGCACTCAATTGGCCGCACAGCTGCAACAAGCTGACTTAAATGACTGGCTATTGGGCCAGATTCGCGCCGGCATCGGCCAGGTCATGCCGCAAACCCGCGAGCTGTTCATCCCGCAGATGCTCAACCTGCAAGCCGTCGGCGGTGTCAGCTTCAAGAAAGGCTGCTACACCGGCCAGGAAATCGTCGCGCGCATGCAATACCTCGGCAAGCTCAAGCGTCGCCTGTATCGCCTCAGCCTTGATGCAGCCGAATTGCCCGAGCCAGGCACGCCGCTGTTTTCCCCCAGCCATAACAGCGCGATCGGCGAAGTCGTTATCGCAGCAAAAACTGACCAAACCGTTGAACTTCTCGCCGTGCTGCAAGCCGAAGCTGCCGACAGTGGCGATGTGCACTTGGGCACCCTGGAAGGTCCCGGCTTGCACCTGCTCGATCTGCCTTACCAGCTGGATCGCGATAAAGAGATCCAGCGTTAA
- a CDS encoding FAD assembly factor SdhE translates to MVEEVEINRLYWHSRRGMLELDVLLVPFTKEVYATLNKEDRDLYVRLLTCEDQDMFGWFMERAESEDPELQRMVRMILDRVQPK, encoded by the coding sequence ATGGTCGAAGAAGTAGAAATCAATCGCCTCTACTGGCACAGCCGTCGTGGCATGCTGGAGTTGGATGTGTTGTTGGTGCCTTTCACCAAAGAAGTGTACGCGACGCTCAACAAGGAGGATCGCGACCTCTACGTCAGGCTGCTGACGTGCGAAGATCAGGACATGTTCGGCTGGTTCATGGAGCGCGCCGAATCTGAGGATCCGGAGCTGCAGCGCATGGTTCGGATGATTCTGGACCGTGTCCAGCCCAAGTAA
- a CDS encoding protein YgfX: protein MSSPSNRFECRWQASRLLLAAYLLAQLFALGALLVIDLPFARLGILLCLAHAAWVLPRHILLTHRSSICGLRRDEDGWQLLSKERGWHSVQLRPDSLALPLVVVLRYRVPAEWWTRSICVPSDSQAADVHRRLRVRLKFSRRRWLAPE, encoded by the coding sequence GTGTCCAGCCCAAGTAATCGCTTCGAATGCCGCTGGCAGGCCTCACGGCTGTTGCTGGCGGCGTATCTGCTTGCCCAGCTGTTCGCGCTGGGTGCCTTGCTAGTGATCGATTTGCCGTTCGCACGCCTTGGCATTCTGTTGTGCCTGGCGCATGCCGCCTGGGTATTACCCCGGCATATTCTCTTGACTCACCGTTCGTCGATTTGTGGCCTGCGCCGCGACGAAGACGGCTGGCAGCTCTTGAGCAAAGAGCGTGGTTGGCACAGCGTGCAACTGCGCCCCGACAGCCTGGCATTACCGTTGGTCGTGGTGCTGCGCTATCGGGTGCCCGCAGAGTGGTGGACGCGTTCGATTTGCGTGCCAAGTGATTCGCAGGCCGCCGATGTGCATCGGCGCCTGCGGGTGCGCTTGAAGTTCAGCCGCCGTAGGTGGTTGGCACCAGAATAG
- the nadB gene encoding L-aspartate oxidase, which yields MSQQFQHDVLVIGSGAAGLSLALTLPSYLRIAVLSKGDLANGSTFWAQGGVAAVLDDTDTVQSHVEDTLNAGGGLCNEDAVRFTVEHSREAIQWLIDQGVPFTRDEHAGSDDGGFEFHLTREGGHSHRRIIHAADATGAAIFRTLLEQARQRPNIELLEQRVAVDLITEKRLGLDGERCLGAYVLNRASGEVDTYGARFTILASGGAAKVYLYTSNPDGACGDGIAMAWRSGCRVANLEFNQFHPTCLYHPQAKSFLITEALRGEGAHLKLPNGERFMQRFDPRAELAPRDIVARAIDHEMKRLGIDCVYLDISHKPEAFIKTHFPTVYERCLTFNIDITKGPIPVVPAAHYTCGGVMVDQHGRTDVPGLYAIGETSFTGLHGANRMASNSLLECFVYARSAAADILEQLPRIPVPAALPRWDASQVTDSDEDVIIAHNWDELRRFMWDYVGIVRTNKRLQRAQHRVRLLLDEIDEFYSNYKVSRDLIELRNLAQVAELMIRSAMERKESRGLHYTLDYPQMLPEARDTILVPTTYGG from the coding sequence ATGAGCCAACAGTTTCAACACGATGTCCTGGTGATCGGTAGTGGCGCAGCCGGCCTGAGCCTGGCACTGACCCTTCCCAGCTACTTGCGCATTGCCGTCCTGAGCAAAGGCGACCTGGCGAACGGCTCGACGTTCTGGGCCCAAGGTGGCGTCGCTGCGGTACTGGACGACACCGACACGGTGCAGTCCCACGTCGAAGATACACTCAACGCCGGCGGTGGCCTGTGCAACGAAGACGCCGTGCGCTTCACCGTCGAGCATAGCCGCGAAGCCATCCAATGGCTGATCGACCAGGGTGTGCCGTTCACCCGCGACGAACATGCCGGCAGCGACGACGGCGGATTCGAGTTCCACCTGACGCGCGAAGGCGGCCACAGCCATCGCCGCATCATCCACGCGGCCGATGCCACCGGCGCCGCCATCTTCAGAACCCTGCTCGAGCAGGCCCGCCAACGCCCCAACATCGAATTGCTGGAACAACGGGTAGCCGTCGACCTGATCACCGAAAAACGTCTGGGCCTGGACGGCGAGCGCTGCCTCGGCGCCTACGTGCTGAACCGCGCCAGCGGCGAAGTCGACACCTACGGCGCACGCTTCACCATTCTCGCCTCAGGCGGCGCAGCCAAAGTCTACCTCTACACCAGCAACCCTGACGGCGCCTGCGGCGACGGCATTGCCATGGCTTGGCGCTCGGGTTGCCGGGTAGCCAACCTGGAATTCAACCAGTTCCACCCCACCTGCCTGTATCACCCGCAGGCCAAGAGTTTTCTGATCACCGAAGCCCTGCGCGGTGAAGGCGCCCACCTCAAACTGCCAAATGGCGAGCGCTTCATGCAACGCTTCGACCCACGTGCCGAACTGGCCCCACGGGATATCGTCGCCCGCGCCATCGACCACGAAATGAAGCGCCTGGGCATCGATTGCGTCTACCTGGACATCAGCCACAAGCCCGAAGCCTTCATCAAGACGCACTTCCCCACCGTCTACGAGCGCTGCCTGACGTTCAACATCGATATCACCAAAGGCCCGATCCCGGTGGTGCCGGCCGCGCATTACACCTGCGGCGGCGTGATGGTCGACCAACACGGCCGCACCGACGTGCCCGGCCTGTATGCGATCGGCGAAACCAGCTTCACCGGCCTGCATGGCGCCAACCGCATGGCCAGCAACTCGCTGCTCGAATGTTTCGTCTACGCCCGTTCGGCGGCCGCCGACATCTTAGAGCAACTGCCACGCATCCCCGTGCCGGCCGCCCTGCCGCGCTGGGACGCCAGCCAAGTGACCGATTCGGACGAAGACGTGATCATCGCCCACAACTGGGACGAGCTGCGTCGCTTCATGTGGGACTACGTGGGGATTGTGCGCACCAACAAGCGCCTGCAACGCGCTCAACACCGCGTGCGCTTGCTGCTGGACGAGATCGACGAGTTCTACAGCAACTATAAAGTCAGTCGCGACCTCATCGAGTTGCGCAACCTGGCCCAAGTCGCAGAACTGATGATCCGCTCAGCCATGGAACGCAAGGAAAGCCGTGGCCTGCATTACACCCTCGACTACCCGCAGATGCTGCCCGAGGCCCGCGACACTATTCTGGTGCCAACCACCTACGGCGGCTGA
- the rpoE gene encoding RNA polymerase sigma factor RpoE, with amino-acid sequence MLTQEEDQQLVERVQRGDKRAFDLLVLKYQHKILGLIVRFVHDTHEAQDVAQEAFIKAYRALGNFRGDSAFYTWLYRIAINTAKNYLVSRGRRPPDSDVSSEDAEFYDGDHGLKDLESPERALLRDEIEGTVHRTIQQLPEDLRTALTLREFDGLSYEDIASVMQCPVGTVRSRIFRAREAIDKALQPLLQEN; translated from the coding sequence ATGCTAACCCAGGAAGAGGATCAGCAGCTGGTCGAGCGCGTTCAACGCGGCGATAAGCGAGCATTTGATCTGCTAGTGCTGAAATACCAGCACAAAATTCTCGGGTTGATCGTGCGTTTTGTGCACGACACCCATGAAGCGCAGGACGTTGCACAAGAAGCCTTTATCAAGGCGTACCGTGCACTTGGCAATTTTCGCGGTGACAGTGCGTTTTACACGTGGCTGTACCGCATCGCCATCAACACGGCGAAGAACTATCTGGTGTCTCGCGGGCGCCGCCCACCGGATAGCGATGTAAGTTCAGAAGATGCGGAATTTTACGATGGTGATCACGGCCTCAAAGATCTCGAGTCGCCGGAGCGTGCATTGCTGCGCGACGAGATCGAAGGAACCGTTCATCGCACAATTCAGCAACTGCCAGAAGATTTGCGTACGGCGTTAACTTTACGTGAATTCGATGGTCTGAGTTACGAAGACATTGCGAGCGTCATGCAGTGTCCGGTGGGGACTGTAAGGTCACGGATTTTCCGGGCCCGGGAAGCCATCGATAAAGCCTTGCAACCGTTGTTGCAGGAAAACTAA
- a CDS encoding sigma-E factor negative regulatory protein — translation MSRDALQESLSAVMDNEADELELRRVLNAFDDAETRDTWSRYQVARAVMHKDLLIPRLDIAAAVSAALADEAVPAKAARGPWRSLGRLAVAASVTVAVLAGVRLYNQDEIAGAELAQQTQQPVMAGPQVKGPAVLAGYKESSDTTGPMANGVLQGQSGWQDQRLPGYLRQHAQESALKGTESALPYARAASLENR, via the coding sequence ATGAGTCGTGATGCCCTGCAGGAATCGCTGTCCGCAGTGATGGATAACGAAGCGGATGAACTGGAACTTCGTCGAGTGCTTAACGCATTTGATGATGCCGAAACCCGTGATACCTGGTCTCGTTACCAAGTCGCTCGGGCGGTGATGCACAAGGATCTTCTAATCCCTCGTCTGGATATTGCTGCGGCCGTTTCTGCTGCGCTGGCTGATGAAGCCGTTCCGGCAAAAGCTGCTCGCGGTCCATGGCGTAGCCTGGGTCGTTTGGCAGTGGCTGCCTCGGTGACCGTTGCTGTGTTGGCCGGTGTTCGCCTGTATAACCAGGACGAAATCGCCGGTGCCGAACTGGCCCAACAGACTCAGCAACCGGTAATGGCCGGTCCGCAAGTCAAAGGCCCTGCTGTACTGGCTGGCTACAAGGAAAGCTCTGACACTACCGGCCCTATGGCTAATGGTGTACTTCAAGGGCAATCCGGCTGGCAGGATCAGCGTCTTCCAGGCTACCTGCGCCAACACGCACAGGAATCGGCTTTGAAAGGCACTGAAAGCGCGCTGCCATACGCTCGTGCAGCAAGTCTGGAAAACCGCTAA
- a CDS encoding MucB/RseB C-terminal domain-containing protein — MRAIPLLTLLLSGCFALSAHADEAQDWLTRLGRAEQQQSFQGTFVYERNGSFSTHDIWHRVQDGQVRERLLQLDGSAQEVVRVNGRTQCVSGTLVAGLGNSPDAPSRALDPQKLTQFYELAVIGKSRVAGRNAVIVSITPRDQYRYGFELHVDRETALPLKSLLLNDQGQLLERFQFTRLTTSPAPSDRDLQPSSECTPVAVSQSKAPEVPATHAWHLDWLPPGFQLTSSIARKDTQTKSTVDSLMYDDGLARFSVFLESTDGASVSETRTQLGPTVAVSRRLNTVDGEVMVTVVGEIPIGTAERIALSVRGEKTAAKP; from the coding sequence ATGCGCGCCATACCGCTCCTTACGCTTTTGCTCAGTGGTTGTTTTGCACTATCCGCCCATGCCGACGAAGCCCAAGACTGGCTGACTCGACTTGGGCGTGCAGAGCAGCAGCAAAGCTTTCAAGGTACGTTCGTCTACGAACGTAACGGCAGTTTTTCTACCCATGACATCTGGCATCGTGTCCAGGACGGTCAAGTCCGAGAGCGGCTTTTGCAGCTCGATGGCTCGGCGCAAGAGGTTGTGCGCGTAAATGGCCGGACGCAATGCGTCAGTGGCACTTTGGTCGCTGGCCTGGGTAATTCCCCTGATGCGCCGTCGCGCGCACTTGATCCGCAAAAACTCACTCAATTCTACGAGTTGGCCGTCATTGGCAAATCGCGCGTGGCCGGTCGTAATGCGGTGATTGTGTCGATCACGCCGCGCGATCAATATCGATACGGCTTTGAGTTGCACGTAGATCGTGAAACCGCGCTGCCGCTGAAATCCTTGTTGCTCAACGACCAAGGCCAGTTGCTGGAGCGTTTTCAGTTCACTCGACTGACCACTTCGCCAGCGCCCTCCGATCGCGACTTGCAGCCCAGCAGCGAATGCACGCCTGTCGCCGTTTCGCAGAGTAAAGCGCCAGAAGTACCCGCCACCCATGCGTGGCACCTGGATTGGTTGCCTCCTGGTTTCCAACTCACCAGTAGCATTGCGCGTAAAGACACCCAGACCAAGTCCACCGTCGACAGCTTGATGTATGACGATGGCCTTGCACGTTTCTCGGTGTTCCTTGAGTCAACCGACGGCGCGAGCGTAAGTGAAACCCGCACACAGCTGGGCCCAACCGTCGCCGTTTCGCGCCGTTTGAACACCGTCGATGGCGAAGTTATGGTGACGGTGGTCGGCGAAATTCCCATCGGCACCGCCGAGCGCATTGCGCTCTCCGTACGCGGCGAAAAGACAGCCGCCAAGCCGTGA
- a CDS encoding DegQ family serine endoprotease, translating to MSIPRLKSYLSIVATVLVLGQAVSAQAAELPDFTQLVEQASPAVVNISTTQKLPDRKVSNQQMPDLEGLPPMLREFFERGMPQQRSPRGGGGQREAQSLGSGFIISPDGYILTNNHVIADADEILVRLADRSELKAKLVGTDPRSDVALLKIEGKDLPVLKLGKSQDLKAGQWVVAIGSPFGFDHTVTQGIVSAIGRSLPNENYVPFIQTDVPINPGNSGGPLFNLAGEVVGINSQIYTRSGGFMGVSFAIPIDVAMDVSNQLKSGGKVSRGWLGVVIQEVNKDLAESFGLDKPAGALVAQIQDDGPAAKGGLQVGDVILSMNGQPIIMSADLPHLVGALKAGSKAKLEVIREGKRQTVELTVGAIPEEGATLDALGNAKPGAERSSNRLGIAVAELTDEQKKSFDLKSGVVIKEVQDGPASLIGLQPGDVITHLNNQAIDTTKQFTDIAKALPKNRSVSMRVLRQGRASFITFKLAE from the coding sequence ATGTCGATACCACGTTTGAAGTCTTACCTATCCATAGTCGCCACGGTATTGGTGCTGGGTCAGGCCGTGTCCGCGCAAGCGGCCGAGCTGCCTGACTTCACCCAACTGGTGGAGCAGGCCTCGCCTGCCGTGGTGAACATCAGTACCACGCAGAAACTGCCGGATCGCAAAGTCTCGAACCAGCAGATGCCGGACCTGGAAGGCTTGCCGCCGATGTTGCGCGAGTTCTTCGAGCGTGGCATGCCGCAACAGCGTTCCCCGCGTGGTGGCGGTGGGCAGCGTGAAGCGCAGTCCCTGGGGTCGGGCTTCATCATTTCCCCCGATGGCTACATCCTCACCAACAACCACGTCATTGCCGACGCTGACGAGATCCTCGTGCGCCTGGCTGACCGCAGTGAACTGAAAGCCAAGCTCGTCGGCACCGACCCGCGTTCCGATGTGGCCTTGCTGAAAATCGAAGGCAAAGATCTGCCGGTTTTGAAACTGGGTAAATCCCAGGACCTTAAAGCCGGGCAGTGGGTAGTCGCGATCGGTTCACCGTTCGGTTTCGACCATACCGTCACCCAAGGCATCGTCAGCGCCATCGGCCGCAGCCTGCCAAACGAAAACTACGTACCGTTCATCCAGACCGACGTGCCGATTAACCCGGGTAACTCCGGTGGTCCGTTGTTCAACCTGGCGGGCGAAGTGGTCGGTATCAACTCGCAGATCTATACCCGTTCCGGTGGCTTCATGGGCGTTTCCTTCGCCATCCCGATCGACGTGGCCATGGACGTTTCCAACCAGCTGAAAAGCGGTGGCAAGGTCAGCCGTGGCTGGTTGGGTGTAGTGATCCAGGAAGTGAACAAGGACCTGGCTGAGTCCTTCGGCCTCGATAAACCGGCCGGTGCCCTGGTCGCGCAGATCCAGGACGACGGCCCGGCTGCCAAAGGTGGCCTGCAAGTCGGTGACGTGATCCTGAGCATGAATGGCCAGCCGATCATCATGTCGGCGGACCTTCCACACTTGGTAGGCGCACTCAAGGCAGGCAGCAAAGCCAAGCTGGAAGTGATTCGTGAAGGCAAGCGCCAGACCGTTGAGCTGACCGTGGGTGCGATCCCGGAAGAGGGCGCCACCCTGGATGCCCTGGGTAACGCCAAGCCGGGTGCCGAGCGTAGCAGCAACCGCCTGGGCATCGCCGTGGCCGAGCTGACTGATGAGCAGAAGAAGAGCTTCGACCTTAAAAGCGGCGTGGTGATCAAGGAAGTGCAGGACGGCCCTGCCTCTCTGATTGGCCTGCAGCCAGGTGACGTGATCACTCACCTGAACAATCAGGCCATCGACACCACCAAGCAGTTCACCGACATCGCCAAGGCGCTGCCGAAGAACCGTTCGGTTTCGATGCGCGTGTTGCGTCAAGGGCGTGCGAGCTTCATCACCTTCAAGCTGGCCGAGTAA
- a CDS encoding M48 family metalloprotease translates to MTFLRPTLLTLACLLASPAFADDLPSLGDASSAIVSPQQEYQLGRAWLAYLRGQVSQLNDPQLKDYVETSVYKLVETSQVNDRRLEFILINSPQLNAFAAPGGIVGVNGGLFLNAQTEGEYASVLAHELAHLSQRHFARGVEAQSRMQIPMMAALLGGIIAAAAGAGDAGIAAIAGSQAAAIQEQRRFSRQNEQEADRIGILNLEKAGYDPRSMPTMFERLMRQYRFDAKPPEFLLTHPVTESRIADTRNRAEQAKPGGKEDSLRYQLIRARVQLQYEDTPGLAAKRFQAQLDENPKNDVARYGLAIAQIKGTQLKEARESLAPLLAKAPNDITYNLAQIELDITSNRLPDAQQRTDRMLTQYPGNYPLNQVRVDLLLKQNRTADAEKALDALLKSRPDDPDVWYQVAETRGLSGNIIGLHQARAEYFALVGDFQQAIQQLDFAKRRAGNNFPLSSRIDARQRELIEQQRLVKGMMS, encoded by the coding sequence ATGACTTTTTTGCGCCCTACCCTGCTGACGCTGGCTTGCCTGCTGGCCTCTCCGGCCTTCGCTGACGACCTGCCGTCACTCGGCGACGCCAGTTCTGCCATTGTCTCGCCACAACAGGAATACCAACTCGGCCGCGCGTGGCTGGCCTACCTGCGCGGCCAGGTCTCGCAACTCAATGACCCACAGCTTAAGGATTACGTCGAAACCAGCGTGTACAAACTGGTGGAGACCAGCCAGGTCAATGACCGGCGCCTGGAGTTCATCCTGATCAACAGCCCGCAGCTCAACGCCTTTGCCGCCCCTGGCGGGATTGTCGGGGTCAACGGCGGCCTGTTTCTCAATGCCCAGACCGAAGGCGAGTACGCCTCGGTACTCGCCCACGAATTGGCGCACTTGTCCCAGCGCCACTTTGCCCGGGGCGTGGAAGCGCAGTCGCGCATGCAAATCCCGATGATGGCCGCTTTGCTCGGCGGCATTATCGCGGCGGCGGCGGGCGCGGGTGATGCCGGTATCGCCGCAATTGCCGGCAGCCAGGCAGCAGCGATCCAGGAACAACGTCGCTTCTCCCGCCAGAACGAACAGGAGGCTGACCGTATCGGCATCCTCAACCTGGAAAAGGCCGGGTACGACCCGCGCTCCATGCCGACCATGTTCGAACGCCTGATGCGCCAATACCGTTTCGACGCCAAGCCGCCGGAATTTTTGCTGACTCACCCGGTTACCGAATCACGGATCGCCGATACGCGTAACCGCGCCGAGCAAGCCAAACCGGGTGGCAAGGAAGACAGCCTGCGCTATCAACTGATTCGGGCGCGGGTACAGTTGCAATACGAAGACACGCCGGGCCTCGCCGCAAAACGTTTCCAGGCGCAGCTGGACGAGAACCCGAAAAACGATGTGGCGCGCTATGGTTTGGCCATCGCCCAGATCAAGGGCACGCAACTCAAGGAAGCACGGGAAAGCCTGGCGCCCCTGCTGGCTAAAGCACCCAACGACATCACTTACAACTTGGCGCAGATCGAACTGGACATCACCAGCAACCGCTTGCCGGATGCCCAGCAACGTACCGACCGAATGCTTACCCAATACCCCGGCAACTATCCGCTGAATCAGGTGCGGGTGGACTTGCTGCTCAAGCAGAACCGCACCGCCGATGCGGAAAAGGCCCTGGATGCGCTGCTCAAATCCCGCCCAGATGACCCCGACGTCTGGTATCAGGTCGCCGAAACGCGCGGGCTGTCCGGCAATATCATCGGCTTGCATCAAGCCCGCGCCGAGTACTTTGCATTGGTGGGCGACTTCCAGCAGGCCATTCAGCAACTGGATTTTGCCAAGCGCCGTGCGGGCAACAACTTCCCACTGTCCTCACGTATCGACGCGCGCCAACGTGAGTTGATCGAACAGCAACGGCTGGTAAAAGGGATGATGAGCTAA
- a CDS encoding sulfurtransferase TusA family protein, with protein sequence MTDAVAFDAELDASGLNCPLPLLKAKLELNRLASGCVLKVIATDAGSQRDFRTFAKLAGHTLLHEEDAAGVYRYWLRKA encoded by the coding sequence ATGACCGACGCTGTAGCCTTTGATGCCGAACTCGACGCCAGCGGCCTCAATTGCCCATTGCCGCTGCTCAAGGCCAAGCTGGAACTCAACCGGTTGGCCAGCGGTTGCGTGCTCAAGGTGATCGCCACGGACGCAGGCTCGCAGCGCGATTTCCGCACATTCGCCAAGTTGGCCGGGCATACCCTGTTACACGAAGAAGACGCTGCCGGTGTGTACCGTTACTGGTTGCGCAAGGCCTGA